The stretch of DNA GGACCAAGTCACTTACACCCTATCTTGATTTGATTGCTCTAATAATTATCAATGGGAGAAATAGAACTAAGACTTTAATTGGCTCTGATCCTCACAAAATTATATTACCTATTAATAAAGCTTAATTTGAAAATGCATTAGAAACTTCTACCAATTTTCAAATAGCCTTCTTAGACTATTTTGGagagatttcattttattatccttataataaactttgaaatttcttcaaaaatactaaATTTATTATCTCTCGCATTGTTACAACACAGCCTATACCTCAAACTGATGTTTTCTATATAGATGGGACCAAAAAACGCTAAAGCCTCATTTTGGTCTTTCAAAGAATATAAAGTCTTTAATACTAAATTCCATTCTGCCcaacaaaatgaattatatgCTCTTATTCAAGTTATTCACCTACATCCTTACCCTATTAATATAATTTCTGACCCCTCAAATTcagtttttgtattaaaaaatatagaaacttcTACCACAAATTCTAATCAGTTATTATTCAACAACTTTTTCTTGAATTACAGTCCATTATTAGGGACCACACTTCCCCCATTTCACACACtgaaactacaaataaaaaaagttaaaaaggaggACTACACAGGAACAATTCTATCTTCCCTATCCAGAGCAGACTTTACTAGATTCTAACGTAAGATATCCTTTAAacctataactattgttaatacagctttatttgttttaaatttttaaaacttaccacAAGGAGTTATCTTGAAAtaagcagaaaaacatttctagGAATTGTAAGacacttctcttcctctgcccatttggtaTTAAGATGGGCTAACTAAACAATTGAAATCTGGGAAATTAATCTTACAGGGAAAAGGGTATGCTTGTATTTCTCCAGGTAGATCCAATGAAAATCAACtggcttcctctttggaagatcTGCCCCAGAAGATCCTCCAGCAttccaaataaaaaagaaacgaCAAAATTCCCGAGAAAAATTCCAAACAAGCCATGGTGATTCTAAAAATCTCCAAGAAGCACCGCCCTCAACATCATCGACCTtatgatctccttgctgctgctgctgctgctgctaagtcgcttcagtcgtgtccgactctgtgcgaccccatagatggcagcccaccaggctcccccatccctgggattctccaggcaagaatactggagtgggttgccatgtccttctccaatgcatgaaagtgaaaagtgaaagtgaagtcgctcagtcgtgtctgactctcagcgaccccatggactgcagcccaccaggctcctccatccatggaattttccaggcaagagtactggagtggggtgccattgccttctccgatgatcTCCTTACTTAGGGATAAACAAAAACCCTTACTAATCAAGATAAAAATCTGGTTTCTCAACAGAGAATGCCTTGgaatccagaaaatatttttgttgttatgcttgctttgcttgcttttgcttccccCACTCAAGCTGAATTAATCATACTTATTGGACCTATATACCTAACCCCCTTTTTCACTACAGGTATTTTAGACAACAGACTGGTGGAACCCAtccttattataaaaatatctcaGAGCAACTGGGAACTAGTGGTTGACTTTCTCTCTTACAAGCTTTCCCAGAGAGGATACAGCAATGCCATCAATGGCAACCCATCCTGGCACCTGGCAGGTAGCCCTGCAGTGAATGGAGCCACTGGCCACAGCAGAAGCTTGGACGCCAGGGAAGTGATCCCCATGGCAACAGTAAAGCAAGCCCTGAGGGAGGCAGGCAATGAGTTTGAACTGAGGTACCAATAGACATTCAGTGACCTGAATGTCCCAGCTTCACATCACCCTAGGGACAGCATATCAGAGCTTTGAACAGGTAGTGTGTGAGCTCTTCCTGGACGGGGTGAACTGGGGTCACATTGTGGCCTTTTTCTCCTTCAGTGGGGCATTAAGCATGGAAAGCACAGACAAGGAGATGCAGGTATTGGTGAGTCAGCTCACAACTTGGATGGCCACTTACCTAAATGGCCACCTAGAGCCTTGGATCCAGGAGAACAGCGGCTGGGACACTTTTGTGGAACTCTACAGAAACAATACAGCAACCGAGAGCCAAAAGGGCCAAGAGTGTTTCAACCGCTGGTCCCTGATGGGCATGACTGTGCTTGTATGGT from Ovis aries strain OAR_USU_Benz2616 breed Rambouillet chromosome 9, ARS-UI_Ramb_v3.0, whole genome shotgun sequence encodes:
- the LOC105610887 gene encoding LOW QUALITY PROTEIN: bcl-2-like protein 1 (The sequence of the model RefSeq protein was modified relative to this genomic sequence to represent the inferred CDS: deleted 1 base in 1 codon; substituted 1 base at 1 genomic stop codon) — protein: MPWNPENIFVVMLALLAFASPTQAELIILIGPIYLTPFFTTGILDNRLVEPILIIKISQSNWELVVDFLSYKLSQRGYSNAINGNPSWHLAGSPAVNGATGHSRSLDAREVIPMATVKQALREAGNEFELRYQXTFSDLNSQLHITLGTAYQSFEQVVCELFLDGVNWGHIVAFFSFSGALSMESTDKEMQVLVSQLTTWMATYLNGHLEPWIQENSGWDTFVELYRNNTATESQKGQECFNRWSLMGMTVLVWFCWACSSTHSNCSFHYSHSYFIQANVPLPFVIAIENLQFNKTLCFVTCIDYKLYTCLNSSVSLKNESLERGSHVRTCLPAAH